CGACCATCATCATTACTAACAAGTAATGATCAAAGAGCATTAACTGCTCCTAGCATGCCCCTGCAAAGAACATGAAACACAACATATGGGGGAGCAGAAACAAACCTTCTTCAACTCGAAAGACGCTCTTAACACATGTAAACACGCTCTGACACAATTGTAGTTAATAGCAAGCCAAACGATAGACAAATCAATCGACATAAGCCCAAATAATCTCCTCATCAATCCCTCAATTCTCGAAAACCCTTAAAATATCAAGATCAAACACCCTCGTGTCAAAGCCTGAGCACCCTTTTGATCCAACATAAATTAACAAGTACAATGCCTCCCGAGACCAAGGCTTTCCTTTCCTAAAGAATGATAAATTTGATTCAGGGGTACATCTGATATCAGACGAATATAAACACGCTCACATGACACTTATGAAGCTCGAACCACCACCTGAAAAAAGGACATGTGGAGCCATAAAAAAGAACCAATTCTCGGTATGATCCAGTCTTACGGTCTTGGCTCGAGGAACCTCCATAGACCTCGTCTAGGATCAACTCGTTACAACAATCACGTCCAATCCCATGGATCACAAACCAAGTGGGCTTGAGGGATACTGAACTCCGTTCTACGAGCGCACATTCACCTATCAACAGGTGACACGTAGCACAACCCACTCCAGAACTTATAACCATATCTCATAGTTTGATTACAATAAAATAGAGTAAGACATTTCCCAAAGTACACTAGTTCATTCATTAAACTTACATTATAACTATGTTTTAGACGGACTCCCTCCATTTGACCTTATTTTTGTCTTATCATATGTTTACAAATGGACTTAAATGATTCAACATTAAATACAACTATAGATTTagttgaatttatttaaaattaaattatacatATTTTCAAACTCCAAATTTCTCTCACAcaacatttaaaaaaacaacaatatacTCTTAAAAATGGATAAGAGTCTAGAAACCTTATTAGTTTTTCTATAAACACAAACACCATTTATGTGTAAtaactaacaaaaacaaattaTGATTTGTTCAAACTTTTTAAAATAGAGGTGAGAGAGACTAATAATACTAGAAACTTCATTAGTTTTTAcaggcaaattattagaagcatctgGTTTTCTATGTCAAATGAAAGACcttctatatatattttgacacgtgtaatatggattcacatatattataagaggtcttactattttaattattatttggggttacaatacacgtgtccaaatgtgaattgaggATCTTCCGAATGACATGGAAGACCCGGtatttaatataagaactcgttTTTGCATAAACACAAACAACATTAGTGTTATGTAAATGTaagttgcgttcacatggaccctgatgaccacgtaaatttggtcattcaccgtttgATCTAGAcggattaaaatcctaaggtgaACGTTCAAAACATCCTAAAGCTTATATTTAATCCGTCTAGATcaaacggtgaatgaccaaatttatatGGTCATCggggtccatgtgaacgcaactaaatgtaagaaattttttatgattaatttaaacTTGGCAACACACCAACAACAGCCATAAAACGGCTAAAACATGGTCTATATTGGATGGCTATATTTCACATTTCAACACAAACTTTCTTCCAATAAGACAATTAACTCTTCTTATTTCCGAGAAAGATCCCCTCTTTTTCATCTTGACCATATAAACCAACTTTGACCTTCTAGAATTCCACTCTTTTTTCCCTAATTATATAACTCCACACACCACAATTACCATCTTCAATCTTCGCCGCCGTCACCGATCACATTTTTCAGAAATGCCTCCTTTTACGATGTCTCCGGCCGCTCAAAATCTCAACTTTATTCAGCCCCTCAAGGTCAATACTCTATCTGATGTCATCACAATTGATGTCGGCGGCCAGATTTTTCAGACCACAAAGCAAACTTTAGCACTCGCCGGACCCAAATCGCTGTTCTCTCAACTCGCCGAATCTATTCATTTGGGTCCTCGATTCATCGACCGGGATCCTGAGTTGTTCTCCGTCCTTCTATCTCTGTTGAGAACTGGGAATTTGCCGTCAAAAGCTAAAGCTTTCGATCTCGAAGATTTGATCGCTGAATCGAAATTTTATAATGTTGAGTCTTTGTTGGTTAATTCGCTATCTAGTCCTTCTCAATTCGATGCTTTCAACCTCGAAAAATCTCAAACTTTGCCGTTGAACGGCCGGGATTTTGCTTCCACCATGGCTACGACGGAGTTCGGGACCTTACACGTCGCACACGGCAGCAAAATCACTTCTTTCGATTGGGCTTTACGGAGAAAAGCAACGATTTTAACTCAATTCACCGCAATTGATTCTCTGTTGGCACTTTCCCCAAATCTAGCAGCAGCCGGCGCCACCGATTTCTCGGGTATGCAAATTCTCGATCTCGAAAAGGGGTTTGTTAAACAAACTGTCTGTTGGGAAAACGTGACCAGATCGAGCTCGACGGTTCAAGCAATCGGAGCTTCACCGGATTTGTTATTCACCAGCTTCGAATCAGGCCGCCGAAACTCAAATTCTATCATGGTTTACGATTTACAAACGTTTCTTCCAGTAACCGAGATCGGGCACTGCGAGATATTCGGAGCAGATCTTGACTCTGCAATTCCGGCGACGAAATTGAAGTGGGTAGAAGAATACGGCGTCGTAATGGCATCTGGATCACACAGTGGACCTTCCGGTATATTAGGGAATGTGAAATTATGGGATATTAGGTCTGGAAACGTTGTTTGGGAATTGAAAGAGAGAGTTGATTGCTTCTCTGATATAACAGTTTCAGATAATCTATCAGCAATTTTCAAAATTGGGGTAAATTCAGGGGAGATTTTCTTCACAGATTTGAGGAAATTAGGGAATGTGGAGAATAATAATCCATGGGTATGTTTGGGGGATAGTAGGAAAGTTTCAAACTTTAAGAAGAAAGAAGGAGTTGGGTGTAAAATTGAGGCAAATGGAGGTCAAGTGTTTTGCAGTAAAGGTGGAGATGTAGAACTTTGGTCTGAAATTGCCATGAAAGGCAAGGGGGAAGATGAATTGGGGGTTAGGGTTTTCAGGGGGAATTTGATGGGGAGAGTCAAAGATATTGGGGGTTCAAGAATTACAAATATGGCTTTTGGAGGAAGTAAAATGTTCATGACAAGGAAAGATGAACAATCTGTTGACGTTTGGCAAAGTTCTTTGAAGGGATTTTGATTCTAGAATAATTCATTTGTTAGATTTAGATATACAGTGACGGATCCAGAATTCAGTGGGTGTTTAAACTTTCTCTCGAGACCTTTGAAAATCCGTCTCGGTAAATATGTACAAGAGAGATGTTGAAGCTTTGTGTAATTGTAAATGCAATTTTCTTTCATTCATTGGTTTCTACATTTTTGTACTAAAAATTAACTCATTGATTGTAGTTTGACATTGTTCACTTTGTATGTATTTCCATTGATCAATGAGATAAT
The DNA window shown above is from Euphorbia lathyris chromosome 1, ddEupLath1.1, whole genome shotgun sequence and carries:
- the LOC136210829 gene encoding BTB/POZ domain-containing protein At5g41330, whose translation is MPPFTMSPAAQNLNFIQPLKVNTLSDVITIDVGGQIFQTTKQTLALAGPKSLFSQLAESIHLGPRFIDRDPELFSVLLSLLRTGNLPSKAKAFDLEDLIAESKFYNVESLLVNSLSSPSQFDAFNLEKSQTLPLNGRDFASTMATTEFGTLHVAHGSKITSFDWALRRKATILTQFTAIDSLLALSPNLAAAGATDFSGMQILDLEKGFVKQTVCWENVTRSSSTVQAIGASPDLLFTSFESGRRNSNSIMVYDLQTFLPVTEIGHCEIFGADLDSAIPATKLKWVEEYGVVMASGSHSGPSGILGNVKLWDIRSGNVVWELKERVDCFSDITVSDNLSAIFKIGVNSGEIFFTDLRKLGNVENNNPWVCLGDSRKVSNFKKKEGVGCKIEANGGQVFCSKGGDVELWSEIAMKGKGEDELGVRVFRGNLMGRVKDIGGSRITNMAFGGSKMFMTRKDEQSVDVWQSSLKGF